AAAATCTGAAAAAAAACGCTGAAAACCTGTTTAGCCAACTTGGAATGAATATGAGCACCGCACTAAATGTATTTTTACGTAAGGCGGTCAACGAAGGCGGTATTCCATTTGCTGTGAACACAAAAAGCTCCGGCTTTGGTCCGGCAGGTTACTCGGCGCATGAAATTACAGATTTGTTTACGGCTTCCGTTAAGCGTGAAATTGCAAAAAAGCAGCAGGCAGGTTTGCCCATAGCGCGGTATGATGTTGAAAACAAGCAGGCATATTTGGAATACCCTGACGGCAAACGAGAGTACGTTAATGGTTGATAGCCAAAAACATCCCGTTGTACTGGTTTTTGCCGGGCCGAATGGTTCCGGCAAGACAACCGTCACACAGGGTTTTCAGCTCTATGGCGCATATATTAACGCCGATGACTTAAAAAGAGAGTACAAGCTAACCGACCTCGAAGCTGCGCAACTAGCAGAAACGTTTCGTAATGATTTTTTGGACAAAAGCTTCAGCTTTACGTTTGAAACGGTTTTATCTACTGAGCGAAATCTATTGCTATTGCAAAAGGCAAAAGCGTGCGGATACGAAGTGCAATGCGTTTATGTATTAACCCGCGACGTAAACATCAATGTATCCAGGGTTCGTGCCCGTCATGCAGCCGGAGGACACAACGTACCGGAAGGTAAAATCCGAACCCGTTATTTTCGGGCGTTTGAGTTATTGCCGCGATTAATTGCTATCTGTGATAAGATTGCGGTTTATGACAATTCCGATATGCCCGCATTGATTTTTCGTAAAGAAGATGGACGTTCAATGACATTTCCCAATAAGTACTGGCCAGAAGCAACGTTACGAAAACTTCTAGGGTTATAAAATTCCGAGCACCTGTGGAAGGACAGCTGGGGGGGCAGCTTGGAAACACTAAATAAGCAAATTAAGCGTGTTTTAATGTAAAACAAACGAACTCCCCGCATGGTTCACACCAGTAGGATTTTTCTATATAAGCTTTACTTTAATGCGTTAATATATCACCCAAGTAAGGAATTATCCCCCATTAGGCAGTTTTTGGAAATGGCAAAAGCCAGTCCCGAAAACTAACCGAGCACAACCGGATAAATAATTTCTTGGTTTTGCGCATCCATCATAAAATCTACAGCCGATTCTAAACCCTCCATAGTATAAATAACTAATTCTTGATCATGATTATACAACCAGTGAGATATTGCAGTTAGTTTAAACAAGTTTAAGCCTGACCCCTTAAACGGTACCTCGTCAACCTGTTGCAATAATTAGTCAAAACATTTGCCGCAAGGCTACCTAACAATCCCACTACAATTTGTAACAACACAGAGTCAATCGGTAACACATAAAAAGCAAAGAGAATCGCCGTAATACTCCAACTGATGATTAACGCCCAGTTGTAAATTTTCAACAATGACGTCGTCTTTTGTTCATCGCGCATTACTCTATCCATACGCACCTTTTCCGTAAACGCTCCAAACTGTCGCTTTAATAACCAGTGCGCATCATATTCATCCACTAAACGCACCTTTTCATCATCTAACAGAAAAAGCCCTCGCTGTGAGTAAATAATAACCGGCAATTCCTCAGCACTAAAGTTCTGTCTAATATCTTTTAAGATCTCCAACCCTACCGGCTCCCAAGCTGCTTCTACCGCCTCTTTAGTGATTTTTATCTGCTCATCTAATCTGGCCAGTTCCTGTTCAGCCACTTCCCGCTTTGGATCAAAATCCTCCCCTCGTGTTTGAGAATGATATAAATCCAGTAACAACAAATCCGGCAGATGCTTCATATCACACAGTTTATCAACTAACATCCCCACATCATTTACTTCCTGTATTTCATAATACCCACCATGCCGCTGCTTAAACTCCTCAATAAAAACCTGCTGGTCATCACAAATCAACACATCTCTTTTCATCCCTAATCCCTCCAATCCTACCAAGAGTTATTCGGTAGTTCCTAGAGCTAAAGCAAAGCTCATCTCCGTTTACCTATCTTCCGATGTATGTGGTTTTAAAAAAATATAAGCAACACTTGGTACCCCCACCATCAACTCCTAACTGAAACCTAATTATCAGGCCTAAGTTGTCAAGTTCCCTTAACTGACAGCCAAAAACATCCCGTTGCACCAATCGCTCTTTCTTGTTTTTTAAGAAAATCTACTCAATAGTTAAGTCTTTACGGATTCCGGGGTTGTCCAGGCAATTTTATTCATAGCTGCTATTGTTTCTAAATCTGCA
This genomic interval from Desulfoscipio sp. XC116 contains the following:
- a CDS encoding type II toxin-antitoxin system RelB/DinJ family antitoxin: MKAQNDVQVTIRVDKNLKKNAENLFSQLGMNMSTALNVFLRKAVNEGGIPFAVNTKSSGFGPAGYSAHEITDLFTASVKREIAKKQQAGLPIARYDVENKQAYLEYPDGKREYVNG
- a CDS encoding zeta toxin family protein; amino-acid sequence: MVDSQKHPVVLVFAGPNGSGKTTVTQGFQLYGAYINADDLKREYKLTDLEAAQLAETFRNDFLDKSFSFTFETVLSTERNLLLLQKAKACGYEVQCVYVLTRDVNINVSRVRARHAAGGHNVPEGKIRTRYFRAFELLPRLIAICDKIAVYDNSDMPALIFRKEDGRSMTFPNKYWPEATLRKLLGL